In Rhipicephalus microplus isolate Deutch F79 chromosome 9, USDA_Rmic, whole genome shotgun sequence, one genomic interval encodes:
- the LOC142771347 gene encoding uncharacterized protein LOC142771347 has protein sequence MATSLGLTLLLAVWAGCVSCSCGVDIPWRWQSSSAGRRVPREQNRCLSDANAVEIGDRSTCPFDVIINVDPKRIPSEIPMASCRCPKFQCGPNRRCVTLSYAIDVLYNVSGVLKPKKIDTSSGCVCASPQLVSSDNATVAGRARRVDNPGYYLVR, from the exons ATGGCCACCTCGCTGGGCTTGACGCTGTTGCTGGCCGTGTGGGCCGGCTGCGTTTCGTGCAGCTGCGGGGTCGACATTCCGTGGCGCTGGCAAAGCAGCTCGGCGGGACGGCGGGTGCCCCGCGAGCAGAACCGCTGCCTGTCCGACGCCAACGCCGTCGAGATCGGGGACCGCTCGACCTGCCCGTTCGATGTCATCATCAACGTGGACCCGAAGCGGATACCTTCCGAGATACCCATGGCGAGCTGCCG GTGTCCGAAATTCCAGTGTGGCCCGAACAGGCGCTGCGTGACGCTGTCGTACGCCATCGACGTCTTGTACAACGTCAGCGGCGTGCTGAAGCCGAAGAAGATCGACACCTCGTCCGGGTGCGTGTGCGCGTCGCCCCAGCTCGTGTCGAGTGACAACGCCACGGTGGCGGGCAGAGCTCGGAGGGTGGACAATCCGGGCTACTACCTCGTGCGGTGA